A section of the Clostridium felsineum DSM 794 genome encodes:
- a CDS encoding dihydroorotase, with protein MKIIRNGYVIDPFTKREGKFDILIDEGNVVRISESLEIEDDLEIIDAEDCIVCPGFIDIHSHFRDPGFTEKEDIITGANAAARGGYTTVICMANTNPVVDNVETLKYIVNKAKEAKIEVLQVGTITKGMQGKELVDMKALKEAGAVGFSDDGKPIEDASLVLKAMDMAKELDVPLSFHEEDPKLIYESGINSGKIAEKLNMKGAMEEAETVLTARDSALAVSSKAKIDIQHISSKVSVGIVKWAKEMGANIIAEATPQHFSITEEEILTCGTNAKVNPPLRTEEDRIAIIKALKENTISVIATDHAPHTKSEKEKEFKKAPSGMIGLETALSLAVTNLVKTGDLTYKEVISKLTINPARFYNLDRGYIKERHRADIVIFDPDEKYTVKEEEFQSKASNSPFIGKKLSGRIKTTICNGKIVYEDK; from the coding sequence ATGAAAATTATAAGAAATGGATATGTAATTGATCCTTTTACTAAAAGAGAGGGGAAGTTTGATATTTTAATTGATGAAGGCAACGTAGTTAGAATATCAGAAAGTCTAGAAATAGAAGATGATTTAGAGATAATTGATGCTGAAGATTGCATAGTTTGTCCTGGATTCATTGATATTCATAGTCATTTTAGAGATCCTGGTTTTACTGAAAAAGAGGATATAATAACAGGTGCAAATGCAGCAGCTAGGGGCGGATATACAACAGTAATATGTATGGCAAATACTAATCCAGTTGTGGATAATGTGGAAACTTTAAAATACATAGTTAATAAAGCAAAAGAAGCAAAAATAGAAGTACTTCAAGTAGGCACAATAACAAAGGGAATGCAAGGAAAAGAATTAGTAGACATGAAAGCTTTAAAGGAGGCAGGAGCAGTTGGATTTTCAGATGATGGAAAACCTATAGAAGATGCTAGTCTTGTACTTAAAGCAATGGATATGGCTAAAGAATTAGATGTGCCATTAAGCTTTCATGAGGAAGATCCTAAACTTATATATGAAAGCGGAATAAACAGTGGAAAAATAGCAGAAAAGCTTAATATGAAAGGCGCAATGGAAGAAGCAGAAACAGTTTTAACTGCTAGAGATTCAGCACTAGCAGTATCTAGCAAAGCAAAAATTGATATACAGCATATAAGTTCGAAAGTATCAGTTGGCATTGTAAAATGGGCTAAGGAAATGGGAGCAAACATAATTGCAGAAGCCACACCACAGCATTTCAGTATAACAGAAGAAGAAATATTAACATGTGGAACTAATGCAAAAGTTAATCCACCACTCAGAACTGAAGAAGATAGAATAGCAATAATAAAAGCACTTAAGGAAAATACAATTTCAGTAATAGCAACAGATCATGCACCACATACAAAAAGTGAAAAAGAAAAAGAATTTAAAAAAGCTCCAAGTGGAATGATAGGACTTGAAACAGCACTTTCCCTTGCAGTAACTAATCTTGTTAAAACAGGAGATTTGACTTATAAAGAAGTAATATCAAAATTAACAATAAATCCAGCTAGATTTTACAATTTAGACAGGGGATATATAAAAGAAAGACATAGAGCTGATATTGTAATATTTGATCCTGATGAAAAGTATACGGTAAAAGAAGAAGAATTTCAGTCTAAGGCATCAAATTCTCCTTTCATAGGAAAAAAACTTTCAGGAAGAATAAAGACAACTATATGTAATGGTAAAATAGTATATGAAGATAAATAG
- the pyk gene encoding pyruvate kinase, translating to MQKTKMIFTVGPASETEEIVTAFVKAGMNASRHNFSHGDHAEHGGRIALVKKVREKLNKPVAICLDTKGPEIRTGDFNPSKLELQKGSKFTIHCGEEIVGDATKCSISYKDLYKDVKKGNTILIDDGLVGLTVEAIEGTNVVCTVANTGLVGSHKGVNVPNVSIQLPAMTDKDKGDLIFGCQEEIDMVSASFIRKPEDVIAIRKVLDENGGDHIQIFSKIENQEGVDNIDAIIEVSDGIMVARGDMGVEIPIQRVPLIQKMIIKKCNAAGKPVITATQMLDSMMRNPRPTRAEASDIANAIFDGTDAIMLSGESANGTYPIEAVTTMAKIAQEAEKEIDYDKFLADRKANEKKNTADVISFGTCTAATDLNAAAIITATQTGNTARTVSKYRPQAPVIAVTPSEKVARKLAMSWGVHPIISDKFGSTDELIATSVEKAKEADYVKKGDLVVVAAGVPTNVSGTTNMLKVHVVE from the coding sequence ATGCAAAAAACTAAAATGATTTTTACAGTTGGACCAGCAAGTGAGACAGAGGAGATTGTAACAGCTTTTGTTAAGGCTGGAATGAATGCATCAAGACATAACTTTTCACATGGTGATCATGCAGAACACGGTGGAAGAATAGCATTAGTTAAGAAAGTTAGAGAAAAACTTAACAAACCAGTAGCTATATGCCTTGATACTAAAGGACCAGAAATCAGAACTGGAGACTTCAATCCTTCAAAGCTTGAGCTTCAAAAAGGTTCAAAATTCACTATACACTGTGGAGAAGAGATAGTTGGAGATGCTACAAAATGTTCAATATCATATAAAGATTTATATAAAGATGTAAAAAAAGGAAACACAATATTAATAGATGACGGTTTAGTTGGACTTACAGTAGAAGCTATAGAAGGAACAAACGTTGTTTGTACTGTAGCTAACACTGGATTAGTTGGAAGCCATAAAGGAGTAAATGTACCAAACGTTTCAATACAACTTCCAGCAATGACAGACAAAGATAAGGGCGATTTAATATTTGGATGCCAAGAAGAAATAGATATGGTAAGTGCATCATTCATAAGAAAACCAGAAGATGTAATTGCAATAAGAAAAGTATTGGATGAAAATGGTGGCGACCATATTCAAATATTCTCTAAGATTGAAAACCAAGAAGGCGTTGATAACATAGATGCTATTATAGAAGTTTCTGATGGAATAATGGTAGCTAGAGGAGATATGGGAGTTGAAATTCCTATACAAAGAGTTCCATTAATCCAAAAAATGATAATCAAAAAATGTAATGCAGCAGGAAAACCTGTTATAACAGCAACACAAATGCTTGACTCAATGATGAGAAACCCAAGACCTACAAGAGCAGAAGCTTCAGACATAGCAAATGCTATATTTGATGGAACAGATGCAATAATGTTAAGTGGTGAAAGCGCTAATGGAACATACCCAATAGAAGCTGTAACTACAATGGCAAAAATTGCTCAAGAAGCAGAAAAAGAAATTGATTATGATAAATTCTTAGCTGATAGAAAAGCAAACGAAAAGAAAAATACTGCAGATGTAATAAGCTTTGGAACTTGCACAGCAGCAACAGATTTAAATGCAGCAGCAATAATAACTGCAACTCAAACAGGAAATACAGCAAGAACAGTTTCAAAATATAGACCACAAGCACCTGTAATAGCTGTTACTCCATCTGAAAAAGTAGCAAGAAAGCTTGCTATGAGCTGGGGAGTACATCCAATAATATCTGATAAATTTGGTTCAACAGATGAGCTTATAGCTACTTCAGTAGAAAAAGCAAAAGAAGCTGATTATGTTAAAAAGGGAGATCTTGTAGTTGTAGCTGCAGGAGTACCAACAAACGTATCAGGTACTACAAACATGCTTAAAGTTCATGTTGTTGAGTAG
- the pfkA gene encoding 6-phosphofructokinase: MKTIAVLTSGGDAPGMNAAIRAVVRTAIEKGIKVKGIQRGYSGLINGEIFDMDRHSVSDIIQRGGTMLRTARCPEFLKEEVRKKAAEVLKVFGIDGLVVIGGNGSFMGAQKLSKLGVKTVGLPGTIDNDLPYTDYTIGFDTTLNTVLDAINKLRDTSTSHERVSIIEVMGRDCGDIALFSGIAGGAESVIIPEIGYDFNELCKNILEGKLRGKMHNLIILAEGVGGAAELAKKVEEVTGLETRSTILGHIQRGGSPSAFDRMLASRMGVKAVEVLMEGKTSRVIGIKQGEIMDQDIDEALAVPRSFNKKLYDIANMLSK, encoded by the coding sequence ATGAAAACAATAGCTGTTTTGACAAGTGGTGGAGATGCACCAGGAATGAATGCTGCCATAAGAGCAGTCGTAAGGACTGCCATTGAAAAGGGTATTAAAGTTAAAGGCATTCAAAGAGGATATAGTGGACTTATAAATGGTGAAATATTTGATATGGATAGACATAGTGTATCAGATATAATCCAAAGAGGTGGAACTATGCTTAGAACAGCTCGCTGTCCTGAATTTTTAAAAGAAGAAGTTAGAAAAAAGGCAGCAGAGGTTTTAAAGGTTTTTGGTATTGATGGTCTTGTTGTAATAGGTGGAAATGGTTCCTTTATGGGAGCTCAAAAGCTTTCTAAGTTAGGAGTAAAGACAGTTGGACTTCCAGGTACAATTGATAATGATCTTCCATATACAGATTATACAATAGGCTTTGATACAACACTTAACACTGTATTAGATGCAATCAATAAGTTGAGAGATACATCTACTTCACATGAAAGAGTAAGCATAATAGAAGTTATGGGAAGAGATTGTGGTGATATTGCTCTATTTTCTGGAATAGCAGGAGGAGCAGAAAGTGTAATAATACCTGAAATAGGGTATGATTTTAATGAGCTGTGTAAAAACATACTAGAAGGAAAGTTAAGAGGAAAAATGCATAATCTTATAATCCTTGCAGAAGGTGTTGGAGGAGCAGCTGAACTTGCAAAAAAAGTTGAAGAAGTTACAGGACTTGAAACTAGGTCAACAATACTTGGTCATATTCAAAGAGGAGGAAGTCCATCAGCCTTTGACAGAATGCTTGCTTCTAGAATGGGAGTAAAGGCAGTTGAAGTTTTAATGGAAGGAAAGACCTCTAGAGTAATAGGAATTAAGCAAGGAGAAATAATGGATCAAGATATTGATGAGGCTTTAGCAGTACCAAGAAGTTTCAATAAAAAATTGTATGATATAGCAAATATGCTTTCAAAATAG
- a CDS encoding DNA polymerase III subunit alpha, which produces MEAEFKDFVHLHVHTEYSLLDGSGKVKKLVKRAKELGMKSIAITDHGAMYGCVEFYKAAKEVGIKPIIGCEIYVAGKSMHIKHPDAENETYHLVLLVKNEVGYKNLMEIVSKASIDGFYYKPRVDHDYLMSHSEGLIASSACFGGEVQSYILKDNLERAKKAALFYKETFKEGFYLELQYHALKNDMKVNDALVEMSKELDIPLIATNDVHYINKEDSIAHDVLLCIQTGKTVDEENRMRYAPEQFYLKSQEEMYEQFSYVKDALLNTSKIADQCNFEYKFHESKLPNFPLKEGIDHYEYLKDLCYEGLRERYKDITDTIIERLEYELGIIKEMGYVDYFLIVWDFIKFARENGVPTGPGRGSAAGSIVAYTLGITKIDPIKYSLIFERFLNPDRVSMPDIDSDFCYENRQKVIDYVVEKYGKDSVSQIVTFGTMAARLCIRDVGRAMNYSYGEVDRIAKMIPNVLNITIDKALEMNPELKAVYDDDERIKDLIDISRKLEGLPRHTSTHAAGVVIASQPLVNYVPLLKNEESIVAQFTMGILEELGLLKMDFLGLRTLTVINDTIKMVKQNRNIDIDIDSIDFDDAGVYKMIGEGKTVGVFQLESAGMTSFMKELKPDSLEDIIAGISLYRPGPMNEIPRYIRNKNNPEEIKYVTPELKHILDVTYGCIIYQEQVMQIVRDLAGYSMGRSDLVRRAMSKKKHHVMEEERHNFIHGVVDENGKVEVPGCIKNGISEKIANEIFDSMMDFASYAFNKSHAAAYAVVAYETAYLIHYYPAEYLAAMLNSVMGNNEKVAFYIRCAEELKIQVLPPDINESYSRFTVKGDTIRFGLAAIKNVGVNVIESIVRSRQKKGSFNSFTDFCNKIDTSEVNKRAVESIIKAGGFDTLEIYRSQLLAVFEKIMDGISGQRKKNIKGQMNLFTDFAQDEYEEVEIQYPDIKEFDKKYLLAMEKEMTGLYLSGHPLEDYEETLKNMTSIKISDIVAEQSLEDDEIKVDETSGIEDGTRVIIGGIISSVTKKITKSNTMMAFIRVEDMYASIEVVIFPKILEKNSTYIKEDEMVIIKGRINKREDEQPKVICEEIMPIVKSTEKIYILVEDDAAVKNSIKEIKKMLALYTGDTPIYMCTRKERKKFLIDRALWVQKEVDLIKFLTDKFGESNVKVL; this is translated from the coding sequence ATGGAGGCTGAATTTAAAGATTTTGTTCATCTTCATGTCCATACCGAATACAGTCTCCTTGATGGTTCCGGTAAGGTTAAAAAACTAGTTAAGCGTGCAAAAGAGCTCGGCATGAAAAGTATTGCAATAACGGACCATGGTGCAATGTATGGATGTGTGGAGTTTTATAAGGCCGCAAAAGAAGTAGGCATAAAACCTATAATAGGGTGTGAAATTTATGTGGCAGGTAAGTCTATGCATATAAAGCATCCTGATGCTGAAAATGAAACCTATCATTTGGTTTTGCTTGTTAAGAATGAAGTTGGCTACAAAAATTTAATGGAGATAGTATCTAAGGCATCTATTGACGGTTTTTATTACAAACCAAGAGTAGATCATGATTATTTAATGAGTCATAGTGAAGGACTGATAGCTTCAAGTGCGTGTTTTGGAGGAGAGGTTCAATCTTATATATTAAAAGATAATCTTGAACGTGCAAAAAAGGCAGCACTTTTTTATAAGGAAACTTTCAAAGAAGGCTTTTACTTAGAACTTCAATATCATGCACTTAAGAATGATATGAAGGTTAATGATGCTTTAGTAGAAATGTCAAAAGAGCTTGATATACCACTGATAGCTACTAATGATGTTCATTACATAAATAAAGAAGATTCTATAGCACATGATGTACTTTTATGTATACAAACAGGTAAGACTGTTGATGAAGAAAATAGAATGAGGTATGCTCCTGAGCAATTTTATCTTAAAAGTCAAGAGGAAATGTACGAACAGTTTTCTTATGTAAAAGATGCATTACTCAATACTTCTAAAATAGCTGATCAATGTAATTTTGAATATAAATTTCATGAATCAAAGCTTCCAAATTTTCCTCTTAAAGAAGGAATAGATCACTATGAGTACCTAAAGGACTTATGTTATGAAGGCTTAAGAGAAAGATATAAGGATATTACAGATACCATTATAGAAAGACTAGAATATGAGCTTGGCATAATAAAAGAAATGGGATATGTAGATTACTTTTTAATAGTTTGGGATTTTATTAAGTTTGCAAGAGAAAATGGAGTGCCAACTGGACCAGGTAGAGGGTCTGCTGCGGGATCAATTGTTGCATATACTCTTGGAATAACCAAGATCGACCCAATTAAGTATAGTCTTATTTTTGAAAGATTTTTAAACCCAGACAGAGTTTCTATGCCTGATATTGATAGTGATTTTTGCTATGAAAATCGCCAAAAGGTAATAGATTATGTGGTTGAAAAGTATGGTAAAGATTCTGTTTCTCAAATTGTAACCTTTGGAACAATGGCAGCAAGACTTTGTATAAGAGACGTTGGAAGAGCTATGAATTATTCTTATGGTGAGGTTGATAGAATAGCTAAAATGATTCCTAATGTTCTAAATATAACTATTGATAAGGCTCTAGAGATGAACCCAGAGCTTAAAGCTGTATATGATGATGATGAGAGAATAAAGGATTTAATAGATATATCAAGAAAGCTAGAAGGGCTTCCAAGGCATACCTCAACTCATGCTGCTGGAGTTGTAATAGCTTCCCAGCCACTTGTAAATTATGTTCCGCTTTTGAAAAATGAGGAATCTATAGTAGCTCAATTTACTATGGGCATACTTGAAGAACTTGGACTTTTAAAGATGGACTTCTTAGGTTTAAGAACTCTTACAGTTATCAATGACACAATAAAAATGGTTAAACAAAATAGAAATATAGATATAGACATCGATAGCATAGATTTTGATGATGCTGGCGTATATAAGATGATCGGTGAAGGTAAAACTGTAGGAGTATTTCAGCTTGAATCTGCAGGTATGACTAGTTTTATGAAAGAACTTAAGCCAGATAGTTTAGAGGATATAATAGCGGGAATAAGTCTTTATAGACCAGGTCCTATGAATGAAATACCAAGATATATAAGAAACAAAAATAATCCTGAAGAAATAAAATATGTTACTCCAGAGCTTAAACATATTTTAGATGTAACTTATGGATGTATAATATATCAAGAACAGGTAATGCAGATAGTAAGGGACTTAGCAGGGTACTCAATGGGAAGAAGTGACCTTGTAAGACGTGCTATGTCTAAGAAAAAGCATCATGTTATGGAAGAAGAAAGACATAACTTTATACATGGAGTTGTTGATGAAAATGGTAAAGTAGAAGTACCAGGATGTATAAAAAATGGAATTTCTGAAAAAATAGCTAATGAGATATTTGATTCCATGATGGATTTTGCAAGTTATGCTTTCAACAAATCACATGCGGCTGCCTATGCAGTGGTTGCCTATGAAACAGCGTATTTAATTCATTATTATCCAGCAGAATATTTAGCAGCTATGCTTAACAGTGTTATGGGTAACAATGAAAAAGTAGCTTTTTATATAAGGTGTGCAGAGGAATTAAAAATACAGGTTTTACCTCCAGACATAAATGAAAGTTATTCAAGATTTACAGTAAAGGGGGATACCATAAGGTTTGGTCTTGCTGCTATTAAAAATGTAGGAGTTAATGTAATAGAGAGCATAGTAAGATCAAGACAGAAAAAGGGTAGTTTTAATTCCTTTACGGATTTTTGTAATAAAATTGATACCTCAGAGGTAAACAAAAGAGCAGTTGAGAGTATAATAAAAGCAGGAGGGTTCGATACACTTGAAATTTATAGGTCACAACTTCTTGCTGTGTTTGAAAAAATAATGGATGGAATTTCAGGGCAGAGAAAGAAAAATATAAAAGGTCAGATGAATTTATTTACGGACTTTGCACAAGATGAGTACGAAGAAGTTGAAATTCAGTATCCAGATATAAAAGAATTTGATAAAAAGTATTTACTTGCAATGGAGAAGGAAATGACAGGATTATATCTTTCAGGTCATCCCCTTGAAGATTATGAGGAAACTTTGAAAAATATGACCAGCATAAAAATATCAGATATAGTGGCAGAACAATCCTTAGAAGATGATGAGATAAAGGTAGATGAAACTTCAGGAATTGAAGATGGAACAAGAGTTATAATCGGTGGAATAATAAGTTCTGTAACTAAAAAAATTACTAAAAGTAATACAATGATGGCATTCATAAGAGTAGAAGACATGTATGCTTCAATAGAGGTTGTTATATTTCCTAAAATACTAGAAAAAAATTCTACCTACATAAAGGAAGACGAAATGGTGATAATAAAAGGTAGAATAAACAAAAGAGAAGATGAGCAGCCTAAAGTAATATGTGAAGAAATAATGCCAATTGTTAAAAGTACAGAAAAAATATATATACTTGTTGAAGATGATGCTGCTGTTAAAAATTCAATAAAAGAAATAAAAAAAATGCTTGCTTTATATACTGGAGATACCCCAATATATATGTGCACAAGGAAAGAAAGAAAAAAGTTTCTTATAGATAGAGCTCTTTGGGTTCAAAAGGAAGTTGATTTAATTAAATTTTTAACAGATAAATTTGGCGAAAGTAATGTAAAAGTGTTATAA
- a CDS encoding Dabb family protein — MFTHIVFFKLNDRKNVNEVKKIFQSIEGNIDFARKVKVGVDVVHSQRAYDIALIIKFDSLKDMETYQVHPYHVDVVMKKTKEFIQSSASVDFED, encoded by the coding sequence ATGTTTACACATATTGTGTTTTTTAAGCTGAACGATAGAAAAAATGTTAATGAAGTAAAAAAGATTTTTCAATCTATTGAAGGAAATATAGATTTTGCAAGAAAAGTTAAGGTTGGAGTAGATGTAGTTCATTCTCAAAGAGCATATGATATAGCACTTATAATTAAATTTGACTCTTTGAAGGATATGGAGACTTATCAGGTACATCCATATCATGTAGATGTAGTTATGAAAAAAACAAAAGAGTTTATACAAAGTTCTGCTTCGGTAGATTTTGAAGACTAA
- a CDS encoding DRTGG domain-containing protein codes for MSKHEEIINHIMSLKAGTKISVRGIASNLSVSEGTAYRAIKECDNLGLVTTIPRVGTVRIKKVEKKNIEALTYREIVSIIEGSVIGGANGIDKVLKKFVIGAMTTDVIGKYIDPGSLMIVGNREDVQKLAILNNMAVLITGGFDCSNEIKRLANERCLPVISSNYDTFTIASIINKAISENLIKKDIILVEDIMEEAPKYLRSSDSVEKLRSYSKEFNMSVYSVVDKNKKLIGIISVKDVVEVKGSEAIEKYINRKPLTVNYKTTVAYIAHVMGWEKISMCPVVDNNDKLLGTVTSVEVIKALQYILRQPQIGEKLEDLILKNFDYSYVEDGMEFSGKIVTEMLEPIGTVSWNSLNMLLSTAGVMTLKQQNNTNISIDSISTYFLKPVQMDNIINIHTRVLSIGRYFGKLEVDMVSDNGESIAKSILSVKLLKV; via the coding sequence ATGTCTAAGCACGAAGAGATAATAAATCATATTATGTCTTTAAAAGCTGGTACTAAAATATCTGTAAGAGGGATAGCAAGTAATTTAAGTGTTAGTGAAGGAACAGCCTATAGAGCTATTAAGGAATGTGATAATTTAGGTTTAGTAACTACGATACCAAGAGTAGGAACGGTAAGAATAAAAAAGGTTGAGAAAAAAAATATAGAGGCTCTTACTTATAGAGAAATTGTAAGCATAATAGAGGGTTCTGTAATAGGTGGGGCAAACGGAATAGATAAGGTTCTTAAAAAATTTGTTATTGGAGCTATGACAACGGATGTAATAGGTAAGTACATAGATCCGGGAAGTCTTATGATTGTTGGAAATAGAGAAGATGTTCAAAAGCTTGCAATACTTAATAACATGGCAGTTCTTATAACAGGCGGCTTTGATTGTAGTAATGAGATAAAAAGATTGGCTAACGAAAGATGTCTTCCAGTAATATCATCTAATTACGATACTTTTACTATAGCAAGTATAATAAATAAAGCTATATCTGAAAATCTTATTAAAAAAGATATAATTCTTGTGGAAGATATAATGGAAGAAGCACCTAAATATCTTAGAAGTTCTGATAGTGTTGAAAAACTGAGATCCTATAGTAAAGAATTTAATATGAGTGTATATTCAGTAGTAGACAAGAATAAAAAGCTTATAGGAATAATTTCTGTAAAAGATGTTGTAGAGGTTAAAGGCAGTGAGGCTATAGAGAAGTATATAAACAGAAAGCCTTTGACTGTAAATTATAAGACTACTGTTGCATATATTGCGCATGTTATGGGTTGGGAAAAGATATCTATGTGCCCTGTAGTGGATAATAATGATAAATTATTGGGTACTGTTACCAGTGTGGAAGTTATAAAGGCTCTGCAGTACATATTAAGACAACCACAAATAGGAGAAAAATTAGAAGATCTTATATTAAAAAATTTCGATTATTCATATGTAGAAGATGGTATGGAGTTTTCAGGTAAGATAGTGACAGAGATGCTTGAACCAATAGGAACCGTATCTTGGAATTCTTTAAATATGCTTCTTTCCACAGCCGGAGTTATGACACTTAAACAGCAAAATAATACTAATATTTCAATAGATAGTATCTCTACTTATTTTTTAAAACCCGTTCAAATGGATAACATTATAAATATACATACTAGAGTTTTAAGTATTGGGAGATATTTTGGTAAACTAGAGGTTGATATGGTAAGCGATAATGGAGAAAGTATAGCAAAATCAATACTTTCTGTAAAATTATTAAAGGTATAG
- the whiA gene encoding DNA-binding protein WhiA: MSFSSKVKSEVCRYDDYSKSETIAVLSAIMKASGTLALEGNRKISFKIITENPAIARLVFKLLKKSFDIHTEIMVKKSNSLKKNNVYVISITEEMGVRELLKNVGVMKNEDGIITLNYDIPKEIVKDDESKRMYIRGAFLGGGSVSNPEKMYHLEFVTHNEDYASNLKELINSYGLNSKVIQRKNSYVVYIKEGEQVVDLLNIIGAHTSLLELENIRILKEMRNNINRLVNCETANLSKTVNASVRQIESIKLIEKQIGLSRLPENLREIATLRVNYPDESLKELGKMLEPPVGKSGVNHRLRKIEKIAEELKKEGR, encoded by the coding sequence ATGTCATTTTCATCTAAAGTTAAAAGCGAGGTTTGCAGATACGATGATTATAGTAAAAGTGAAACTATAGCAGTTTTATCAGCGATAATGAAAGCTAGTGGAACCTTAGCGCTGGAAGGAAATAGAAAGATAAGTTTTAAGATTATTACAGAAAACCCTGCAATAGCAAGGCTTGTCTTTAAATTATTAAAAAAAAGTTTTGATATACATACTGAAATAATGGTGAAAAAGAGTAATTCTCTTAAAAAAAATAATGTATATGTTATTTCAATAACGGAAGAAATGGGTGTAAGAGAATTATTAAAGAATGTTGGAGTTATGAAAAATGAAGATGGTATTATAACCTTGAATTATGATATACCGAAGGAAATAGTCAAAGATGATGAAAGCAAAAGGATGTATATAAGAGGTGCTTTTTTAGGAGGCGGAAGTGTAAGTAATCCTGAAAAAATGTACCATCTTGAATTTGTAACTCATAATGAAGATTATGCTAGTAACCTTAAAGAACTAATAAATAGTTATGGCCTTAATTCAAAGGTTATACAAAGAAAGAATAGTTACGTGGTTTATATAAAAGAAGGAGAGCAGGTAGTAGATTTACTTAATATTATTGGAGCACACACAAGTTTACTTGAACTAGAGAATATAAGAATACTAAAAGAAATGAGAAACAATATAAATAGACTTGTTAACTGTGAAACTGCTAATCTTAGTAAAACGGTAAATGCTTCTGTAAGGCAAATAGAAAGCATAAAGCTTATAGAAAAACAAATTGGACTTTCAAGATTACCTGAGAATCTTAGAGAAATAGCAACACTTAGAGTTAACTATCCTGATGAATCATTAAAAGAACTAGGCAAAATGCTAGAGCCTCCTGTTGGAAAATCAGGAGTAAACCATAGATTAAGAAAAATAGAAAAAATAGCAGAAGAACTAAAAAAAGAGGGGAGATAG